The sequence below is a genomic window from Humulus lupulus chromosome 3, drHumLupu1.1, whole genome shotgun sequence.
TCACAAATATCTCCAATACTCCAATTCAAAGAAAATTGAATTTTTCTTCCAACATGTAGTATTCTTTGGATCTTCCACTGATTGGTCTTTCTTATTGCGTTTTCGTTTGATGTTTGTTTTAAATTTgcctttctttttcccttttgtCTCTACACTTTCATTGACCTTCTCTACAAGCTTACCaaatttattttctattaaaCGAATCTCTTCGTAGACAGCTTCTCCAGTCATTGGTGTAGGCGCTTCTCGGAACTCTTGCTCACCATTAAATGCTAATTTTTGTTTCCGGTAATAATGTTTTTCTGGTAGAAACcttctatgacccatataacacatctTTCTACAGTGTTCTAATCTTATGGCGCTTGTTTGTTTACCGCATATTGGACATcctttatatcctttcacaaaACATCCAGATAAATTACCATAAGCAGGAAAATCATTGATTGTCCATAAGAGTACGCCTCTAAgtataaaattttcttttttaaaagaaTCATAACAATCAATTCCATTCCACAATGCCTTCAAGTCATCTATCAAAGGTGCTAAATAGATATCTATATCATTTCCAGGTTGCTTGGGGCCTGATATCAACAAAGTTAACATTGTGAATCTTCTTTTCATACacaaccaaggaggaagattgtaaaTACATAGAATCACTGGCCAAAAACTATAAGATGAGCTCATATTGCTGAATGGATTGATGCCATCAGCAGAATGTCCCAGTCGAAGATTTCTAGGATCCTCTCTTATTTGAGGCCATAGTTCATCCACTTCTTTCCAAGCTGGGGAATCAGCTGGATGGCGCATTTTGTCATCTTTGATCCTTCCATCCTCATGCCATCGCAAACTTTCAGCATGTTCGGGGTTTCGAAACAAACGTATAAACCTAGGTATTGGTGGCAAATACCACAATACTTTTGCTGGAATCCCTTTCTTACATTCTttgttgttcttattttttttccatcTAGATGTTTTACATAAGGGACACTCAGTTGCACTCACATATTGATTTCGATATAGAACACAATCATTTGGACAAGCATGAATCTTGCTATACTCCATTCCCAATGTGCACAATGTTTTTTTCGCTTCATAAAGCGAAGAAGGCAATTCATTGTCTTTtggtaaaatttcttttaataaagctaataactttgtgaaacttgtGTCACTCCAACCACTACCAGCTTTCAAGTTGTATAGTTTTACTAAAACAACTAATTTTGACAAAGGTGCCCCTGAGAATATTGGTTTCTCTGCATCTTCTAAGAATTTCAAAAATTCTTCAGGTTTATCAACAAAACGTTCATTTGCATCTCTCACCATCTCTATAGGGTCATCAAATACTTGATCAAATTGTTTTCTTTCATTGGGAACATTATTATTAGAGTCATCTTCTTCACCATGCCAAATCCACTTGACATATGTTTGGTCCATTCCGTTAAAGTATAGATGACTCTTTATCTCCATTATAtccaattttttcaaatttgaacatTTTCTACAAGGACAATGAACTCTGGAAGGATCTGTTGTATTTTCTAAGGCTAACTTAATAAAATTGTCAACTCCCGCTTCATACTCTTTTGAAAGTCTGTCCtttgttatccaactcttgtccatTTCCTAGAAAAAATTCGACAAAGGTGTcccttataagaaaataaaacataattataGATGAATTTGGACAACATTTCccttataatagtgacctaaccatctatcaacagcgaatcaaacaattcaaacaacacacaataagtttcttccttatatctccacagcacacaaataaattttccagaacctgcttcactaaaacacacaagttcttaaccttccattatcaccgcaacacacaattttaatctcagaacctacttcactatggatgaatatttaagatattcaaactcctctaataagaTAACATACATACTTCTTGCAATCAACAATAATCAAGCAAAATAATTAACTGGAGCCCGCATGAACATTATGATTAATGATACATTAGTTAAACATTGTCAGACTGTATATATAATATactatatattaaaagaaagtcAATTTATCCACTTATTAATACAAAAGACAATTATAAAGTTGTAATTGTGAAACAACTTTATATATAATCGCAAAATATGTTGAATTTGTCTGTTTtttcatgatatatatatattctgtGAAATTTATGTGATTGAAAAAAATCTAAAAGTGagtaatttttaaatatatatttttgaagtAAGATCAGATCATTCaaacaaaatttatattttaatatgtgTTGTACTATTAGAATATGTGCAAAAAGATAGAATAAAAATAGTATTTCATATTccacattaatttttttaatattaaacagctcaaaattatattaatcagcaaaaaaataaatgaatgacTATTACGAAGAAAGAAGATgatcttttaatatattatattttaaaagaaaGTCAGCTTTGGGAGAGACCCTGTCTCTCGAATTCCAAGAGGTTGAATACATATagattttctttctatttctctGTGTTTGGCTACTGTTTGATCTGTTTTGACAGGAAATTCCTATCAGTTTCATGCACAACTTTCTTGTAGAATTagaaatttatttaatttgaagtAATTAATGTGATCATTGTTTTTTCTCTTCGGTTATTCGACTTGAACTGCATACttttattatcatatatataaatcACAGAAGCTGCTTACATGGCATATATTTTCTGTATATTCAAATTATAGGTTATGTCCAATTTGTAGTTCTCTTTCAGATTGATTTTATTCTAATGCATAATGAATTATTTTTTTACccaattttgttgttgtttgcaTCTCAGGCTCTGGATATGCTTGGGAGTGTCAAGTGGAGGGTGAATAAAAAAGTATTTAGTGTGGTGGAGAGCATTTGGGATGGAGGTGGCAATGTTGCTGGCTTAGTTGACCGTAAAGATGTATGTACATGCTTAATTTTTCTGTGGTCTTTTTTTTCCCAAGATAAAATACTGTCTTCTAAGTTTATTTTTCCAGCTCCTAAAAAAACTAGTCTAGTTTTCTATCAGCATTAAACAAAATTGATTAAATGATCCGAGGAATACTGTAGAAAAATAATGCCTCTAAATGTTATCTTTCGATTAGACTAGCAAGAAATTAGAGTGGGATCTTGTATCCAATTCCCTTAATAAACTTGCTTGACATTATTGTTGGGCTCTTTTACTGCATTGTTTATTAGTTAGTCTCCCATTGATTGTTTCATTCATCTTAATTGGCCATAGGATACTGTACCAGAGAAACCAATCTCAGATGATTTAGCAGAAATCCAACAATGGAAGTGGAAAGTGAGAAAAGCAAGGAAAGTAAACTCAGAAAGACATTCTTTACGATGTGATGTTGAACTCAAGCTTTCGGTAAGTGTCTTCTTCTCATTTTATTAGTGGAAAATGATTTTATAACCCGTAAGCTTCAGTTGTAAGTAATGTATTTGGAATTTGAAATTTGTGTGTACTGATAGTGAGAAAATTGATTCTTAATTCTTAGCACACTGATTTAAAAGGGTATTGGGTTATCATAGTCTTTCATAGATACTCTGTTCTGCATCACTTTTGCTAAAGATGGCAGGCTAAGATGTGTTGTGAGAACTTGCAATattcataaattatatatatatatatatataaatctgatTGAGTTGAGCAGATTTGTTGTGCTATTAGGTTACAGAATCCCAGTTCTCTTTTTGTGGGTCTGGTTTTGTTGGCTATAGTTCTCTATACAAACTATAGATTTGGTCAACTTAGTTCAACTATGTTCCACCAAGCAATATTTGTAAAATATGTCTCAGAGATCCCTTCAACAGTAAGATttcatataattatttattaccTTCCATTTTTGTTTTTTAGTTATTGCATTTTTCTCTGcactgaaaaatattataattgaaAATTTGTGTCAGACTCGGTTTTCTGGTTAAAAATGGTTTGTTGTCTAGAATGATGATGTTGTACTGTAGTTCAAGTGGTTTGTGGGACATGCTGTGTCTTCTTTTATTATGGATTATTATAGACTATCTTTAGCAGTGaagctatttatttatttaattttggggTGGTGGTTGTGGACTATTACAGGTTTTGACTCCTTTTGAGtaaaatcttttaaaaaataatgataattAGACTTATGAAGATGAGATGACTTCACTTGATAATGTACTACATATGAAGAGAAGTCAGTAAGAGTTATAATCTAACAGAGAATTTTAACATATCTTCAAcagtttattatttatttagattcAGAATCAATGAATTGACTTTCATCACTACCTCATCTCATTCTTATATAAGTTTCCCTTATTTGTTATGTTCTGCTATTTAATTTGATCAAATTTGGTAATATTAATTGGCTGATGTAAGAGTTTTTTCTCTTGTTGTGTGTGGTCAAAGATTGTGTTGTATAATTTGTATGATCACTTTTACTTGCCTGTAATTTCATCCGCCCCCCTGCCCAAACCTTAAAATTTTAGCCTTAACTTTATTTGTAAGaggatatatatatcatatgtgctttgcaaaatcaaaatgaagaaaagaagaataaaataaatatgtatggCAGCTGCTGATTGCATATATATGTATGGCAGCTGCTGATTGCACCCTCATCTTTACATAAAgtaaataatttatataatattatcatatatatgTATGGCAGCTGCTGATTGCACCCTCTATTTTAGACTCTGGCGCCAACTTTCCCAAAGAAGGGCTCAATTTCATGTATGCATAGTTCAAGTTCAATGCTAACTAAAGATCTTTATAAATTTGATCATAACAAAAGTATGCATAATACATCATCTTTTTTTATGCACTCAAATAGATAAAATCATGCTTGACAGCTGGCTTGTACAAAATAGATAAAATATGATGATGATAAAAGGAAAAACCTTGTTTATGACTAAAAAAGAAGGTGACACTTGCAGCTCTAGTAATTCACACAAAGTAAGATATGTATACCTGCAAGTTTGTCCAGTAATGAAATCTTTCAAATCCTTCCACAGTTCATTCCAGAGGCTTTCAAGTGAGTACTCTGCATCATATTTATTACATAAAGTCATTCACAAAATCATACAAGCATCAGTTGCAAAATTTTTATATTATGTTCTTATCTCATGTTTGAAAAAACTAAAAGGCAAAGTTTAAAAGCTGCCATTATACCTGTGATCCATTGTCAAGTACAGTTGAAGATAAAGTCATTCACAAAAAATAAAAACGAAACATTTCTACTACCATTCATATGCAAATACCCAACTATGATCTACTAATGTACGTGAAGTTTTAACAACAAGACAAGAGTTTGAAGTGTATAATCAAGGCAACATGCCGATCTACTTGCATTAATCTTTCTACAGCAAATGAAATAGTGCCCAGAATCTAAAATTATAATCTAACAAACCAGATCTATGATTAAGAAGATTATGCACGGAACAGAAAGAATGGATATAATGATATAGGttttcaaaacaaaagttacaaatgaaATGTATCataatcaaatccataaaagaaacaaaaataataataatagacccAAAATAAAAAAGCTTTGAATTTGTATAACACAGATCCATACAAAATCCATTACTACATATCCACCCCTAAATTTTTAGGACAAAACAGTCAActttattaagttatttttttttttataatgaacAAAGAACGAAATTTTCTATATACGTATTACCCAAACGCGGTCTTCTATCTCACCATCACTAGAAGTCATCAGTCTTAAGCCACAGCCACAATTGGGAAAAGCCATTTTGAGTTCTTCTTCCTCCCTAGACTAGAGAAACAAAAACATAACACAGTACCGTACTACTGCCATGCTTTATTTTTTGAGTTCTAGTTTCAGTCTGTGTTTGGTGCTTGCTTAAA
It includes:
- the LOC133823708 gene encoding uncharacterized protein LOC133823708, which encodes MDKSWITKDRLSKEYEAGVDNFIKLALENTTDPSRVHCPCRKCSNLKKLDIMEIKSHLYFNGMDQTYVKWIWHGEEDDSNNNVPNERKQFDQVFDDPIEMVRDANERFVDKPEEFLKFLEDAEKPIFSGAPLSKLVVLVKLYNLKAGSGWSDTSFTKLLALLKEILPKDNELPSSLYEAKKTLCTLGMEYSKIHACPNDCVLYRNQYVSATECPLCKTSRWKKNKNNKECKKGIPAKVLWYLPPIPRFIRLFRNPEHAESLRWHEDGRIKDDKMRHPADSPAWKEVDELWPQIREDPRNLRLGHSADGINPFSNMSSSYSFWPVILCIYNLPPWLCMKRRFTMLTLLISGPKQPGNDIDIYLAPLIDDLKALWNGIDCYDSFKKENFILRGVLLWTINDFPAYGNLSGCFVKGYKGCPICGKQTSAIRLEHCRKMCYMGHRRFLPEKHYYRKQKLAFNGEQEFREAPTPMTGEAVYEEIRLIENKFGKLVEKVNESVETKGKKKGKFKTNIKRKRNKKDQSVEDPKNTTCWKKNSIFFELEYWRYL